The nucleotide sequence GCAATATTTGACGAAAAAATAAGGTTTTCCAGGTATAAACGGCTGCGATCGCATCTGCATCTGTGCCAGATAGTGTGAAAATTCAGATGAATTTTTTACCGGCACATCCGGCACAGGAGCCTCAAACCCTTGCAAACAACGAGTCGGAACCTGTGCCGGATGTCGATCGCTGGCTTCTACCGGCGAACAGAAATGACAGCCAAAGCCCTGAAAATCTTGTAAGGCGTCGGTTCTACCGGCGAACAAGTTGTGTGTGATCTACGCCGTTCTTTTCAATCTAAACTGAGTCACCCCAGCGGTGAGAGCGCGATCGAAAAATCAATGCTTTCAGGCTTTACGGTACAATGAATGGGTCTGTGCGGAGTATATGAACAATCGATCGAAGAACATGGCTATGAGTAGTAAGTTGGAAGGGCTTTCAGACTCCCGTGCTACTTTAGGTAATAGTCTACTGGTGATTTTTACCAGTTCGGGCCAAACCCGCTCTACAGACAAGGTAGTTCCTATGAAGCGCAAGCATCCTTACCTTTTCGCGTTGGTATCGCAAGGCAGTGTCGTTCTTTCGACTGTGCTGTTGTCTGTTAGTCTTGCTTTAGCTCAACCCACTTCCTCTACAAAAGAAGGTAGTGCTACTCTGGCGATTTCCTCTAGCGAACGGCGAGAACTGGAGCAATTGCGAGAACAGAGGCGCATTCAAAACCAAGTTCAAGCTCAGGCGAATCGCGCTTTTAGTCGGACGACGACCCTGTTTAATGTATTGCTTGCCACCCTAGCACTGCTTTTGGCAGCTGCGATCGTTGCCTTGTGGCTATTGCGGCGATCGGTGATGACAGAGGTTACAGAGATCGTCACAAACCATCTTAATCAACTGGATGACTTGCAGAGTAAGGTTACCAGCGCCAATCAAAAAGTGCAAACCTTGCTGGCAAAAGCTGAGGATATGGGGGATGAGTTAAGCGATCGGGCCGAAGATTTCCACCAAGAGATAGATGTCAGACTAGACAATATCTCTCAACTCCTATCCCAAGTATCTCAATCTAAGCAACAAGCATTAACGGCATTAGAGACGCAAATAAAAGATGCTCAAAGCTCGCTGGAAAAATTAGAGCATGAGTTTACATCTCAACTCTCCGAACTCGGATCGGATGCCCAAAAACACAAAGGTTTAATTGTTCAAAATCTAGAAAAATTAAGCTCAGAATTTGCTCCTCAACTTTCAGAAATGCAAACTGCTGTCGAAGCACAGAAGAAAGTTGTGTTGCACTATCTAGAAAGTTCGGAAACAGCGTTAGCGACTCAGCTTTTAGATGTTCATAAGAAGGTAGAAAAACAACGCGATTTAGTTATCCAAAACATCGAAAAATTAGCCTCTGACTTTGTTCCTCAGCTTTCGGAAATTGAGATAGACATAAAAGTGCAAAAAGAGGCTGTATGGCAGAACATAAAACAATCGCAAACTGATTTCTCCAAACAACTGTCTGCACTTAATCTAGATACGCAAAAGCAACGTGATTTAATATTGCAAAACCTGAAAAAACTAGAAGCTGAGGTTGCGCCGAAGCTATCTGGAGTTCAGGCGAGTGCAGAAGAAAAAATTAAACAGCTTTATCAAGATGCAGTGACGAATTTAGAGCGATTGGGGAGTGAAATGGGGACTCATGTCTCAGGGTCGCAGTCCCAGATTCAAGGACAAATGACTCAGATACTCCAGAATATCAAAACTCTGGAAACTGAATTTGCCACTCAGGTTTCAACTTCGCAATCGGGTATTCAAGAAAAGAGAAAACAAACTATTCAGAGCCTGGAGAAATTAGAAAGTTCGGCCAAGACCCAATTTTCCAAATTAGATTCTGAAATTCAAGGCAGAAAAAATCTGAACTTAGAGAATCTGGAAAAGTTGAACGCAGAGATTATCGATCGCGTATCCCAACTACAGACAGAAATTCAGACGCGAAAGGATGTAACTCTTCAGAATATAGAAAAATTGGAGACTGCATTTGCTCAAAATCTTTCCGAAGTGATAGGACAAGCTCAAACTCAGAAGGATTTAATCATACAGCAATTAGCTGCAAATACGCCGACATCGATGGTAGAGGCTATCATCCCTGAAGTGGCAGAGAAAATGCAAGCTTTGAGCGAACAACTTGAGCGGCTGAAATCTAATCATCCTGAGTTTTTCTTGACTGCGGATGATTATATCGATCGCGGAAATGCGCTATTCTCAGAAGGGCGGTATGAAGAAGCGATCGCTAACTACGATCGCGGTATTGAAATAAAGCCGGATAACTCTACAGTTTTATATCAGCGGGGTCTTGCTTTCTGGGAGTTACAGCAGTATGAAAATGCGATCGCCTCGTTGGACAAAGCACTTGAACTTAAACAAGACGATCCTAACATTTGGTATCATCGAGGTCTGGCTCTGAAAGAGTTACAGCGGTATGAAATAGCACTCGCCGCTTTTAACAAAACCGTTCAAATTCAACCAGACGACAGCAAAGCTTGGTTGCAAAGGGGTATGACTCTGGGGAGGTTGAAACAATATGAAGATGCGATCGCGTCATTGGATAAAGCGCTGGAAATCAAGCCGGATTATCATGAAGCATGGGTGAATAGAGGTGTGGTGCTAGGAACATTGCAACAGCATGAGGAAGCTTTTAACTCTTTTGACAAAGCTGTCAATGTTCAGCCGGATGATGGGGTAGCCTGGTTAAATAGAGGTTTGGCTTTGAGCGTTTTAGAACGATATGAAGAAGCTGTTGATTCTTTTGACAAAGCGATCGAATTAAATCCTGATTCCCATAAAGCGTGGAATTATAAAGGTGAGATGCTAGTCAAACTAGAGCGCGACAAAGAAGCGCTTGATAGCTTCGATCGCGCTTTGGCTCTCGAACCAAAATATGGCAATGCCTATTACAATAAGGCAGTCTGTTATGCCTTGCAGGAGCGAGTGAAATCAGCGGTAGAAAACCTACAGAAGGCGATCGCACTCAATCCCAAGTATCGCACACAGGCAAAAACTGACCCAGATTTTGACGGAATTGTAGAAGATAAGCGATTCTGGCTATTAATTGAGGGTTGAAATGGCACTTTTTCTGGAATTACCCAATAGTAAAGGGTGACTGATGAACAATCCAATTTTCCATCAGTTTTGGCAAAATCCGATTCTTAGAAAAGCGGTTCAAGTAACCTGCATTTTGTTGTTGCTGGGGATAACAGTGCGAAGTATCCCCTATCTAGCTCCTATTCATACTAAAGATTTGATTCAGGATCGGCAAGCGATCGAATTTAGCGATCGCAACGGCTTACCTTTGGGAACATTACTCAGCCGTAACCAAGAACATACCGCCGTTATCCCCTTAAATGAAGTTTCGCCCCACTTCAAAAACGCCATCATCGCCGCCGAAGATGGGGGATTTTACCAGCATGGGGCGCTGGATATAAAAGCGATCGCACGGGCGTTTCAGCAAGCAATTCAAGCCAAAAGAATTGTTTCAGGCGCTTCCACCATTACCATGCAACTGGCGCGGATGATAGACCCCGTTCCGCGCACTTTTTGGGGAAAAATTCAAGAAATTTGGTTATCTTGGCGGTTAGCAGCAGGTATGACCAAAAATCAAATCTTTTCTGCCTATATCAACCGCTTACCAATGGGAGGAAATATTTATGGTGTAGAAGCAGCTGCCCGCGTTTATTTTGGCATTCCGGCGAGTGACTTGAATTTGGCACAAGCGACGCTTCTCGCCGCCTTACCCAACGATCCGACTAATCTGAATCCTTACCATAATTTGCCTGCACTGAAACGGCGACAAATTTATGTTTTAAACCGCATGGTGAAAGAGGGATATATTATTCCCGTTAATAGCGATCGGGCCAACACCGAAGAAATTGCCCTTCAACCTCGGAAGCAAGGTATTCTCGCCGCACCCCAGTTCTTATTTTGGGTAGCCAATGAACTGGACAAGGAGAATTTAAAAGTAACGCATCCTTCCCATCTGCGAACCACCATAGATCGTCCTTTGCAGCAATTTGTAGAAGCGCAAGTGCAGGAAGTAGTCCGCATCCTCACGCCTAACAATGTACATCATGCCGCCGCTTTAGTTATTAACAACCACACTGGCGAAGTGTTAGCTTATGTCGGTTCACCAGATTATTTTAATGAAGCAGAAATAGGTCGCAATGACGGCGTGCAAGCATTGCGTCAACCCGGTTCAACCCTTAAACCTTTTTTATATGAATTAGCCTTAGAAAATCGGATAATTCAGCCCAATACCGTATTAGCCGATGTGCCAACTCATTACGCGATTCCAGGCGCAAAACTGTATAGCCCTCAAGATTATAACGAAACTTTTCAAGGCCCCGTGCGAGTCCGCATTGCCTTAGCAAATTCTCTCAATATTCCGGCGGTGCGAGTGTTGGAAAAAGTTGGGGTATCCACTTTTCTAGAACGTCTGCATCAACTGGGGTTTTCCCATCTCAATTATCCCCCAGAATATTACGGTTTGGGGTTAACTTTGGGCAGTGGCGAAGTCACTCTCTGGGAATTAGCTCGCGCTTATGTCACTATGGCAAGACAAGGAGATGCAATACCGTTTGTAACTACATTTTATCATCCCACAATCCAAAATCCTACTTCTAATTCCTCAATCCAAAATCCAAAATCCTCTCTTGCGAAGGTGGGCATCGTGACGGGAACCGCCAAGACGCCCACTTCGCGCAAAATCCAAAATTCGATCCCCCCTACCCCCCTTAACAAGGGGGGAATTAGAATCCCAAATCCCACAGAATGGGCATTAATTACCGATATGCTCAGCGATGCTCATGCTCGTGCGAAAGGATTTGGTGTAGAATCGGTGCTAGCTTTACCATTTCCAGCAGCGGTTAAAACAGGGACTTCTTCTAATTTTCGAGATACTTGGACGGTGGGGTTTACGAGAGATTATACTGTGGCTACTTGGGTGGGAAATTTTGATGGCGATCGCATGGCAAAAGTCTCCGGCGTCATGGGTGCAGCGCCTTTGTGGAATCGCATCATGTTACACTTACACGAAGATCGAGAACCTGCTGCTTTTCCCCCTCCAAAAGGTTTGGTGCAAAAACCTATTTGTGCAATTTCCGGTTTGCGTCCAACACCTGCTTGTCCTTCGGTTGTACAAGAATACTTTTACCCCGAAGATATCAGCTATTATGAAAGTCATCCAGATACTTTTTATCAGATAGTATCGAGCGATGGAAAATCACCCCAGTATCGCCTCAATTTACCTGCGGAATACAACGAGTGGTTAGCAATGCAACCGCAACCTAATTTAGCACCCAGCGGATTGAAAATATTATCTCCTCGTAACGGGGATGTGTTTTTGGTATATCCTGCTGAGCAAAGGTTACAATTTAAACTGGCTACGGCATCAAATCAGCCTATAGAGTGGTGGTTGAATGGTGAAAAAGTGGCAACCCAGTCATCTAATTCTTTTTTCTGGCAACTGCGTCCTGGGAATTGGACGTTAGAGGTCAAAAGTGGGGAAATGAGCGATCGCGTTAGTTTTCAGGTGGAGTTAGCCGATAACAAACGTATTCGGCGAGGTTTTTCTGTTGCGGGTCATTAGGGGAATGAGCGATCGCAGAGAAACCCGGTTTCTTCAAGAAACCGGGTTTGTCCGGGTGTACTTTATGCAACTGAAACCCGCTGTAGTGCGCGATCGCGATCTTAAAAAACGATCGCATTTCTTCAGCAAATAGCCTACTTAACCATAACTATGACCGGCAATGATTATAACAATATTGATTATCACATACGACGCAACAAACCCAATCTCGCAGATGTGTTCGATTTTCGTCATATTTATACTCCATTCGGATTGGTGACCTAGAAAAAACAGCGTCTCCATTGCCATTGCCATTAAGATGTAGAACATTGTGATGATATGAATTTGGTCTATCATAGTCAGCGTTTCAGCTGTCCCAAGAGTCGCTCCGGCTGCCTGTAGATTAACGAAAACCGCAAAGAGGGCTCCAACCAGTAAACCTAACATTCCCGTATAAAGTTCGCTATTGGAAGCATCCAATAGGAAGCATACGGCGCAAACAGCAAAAGCAATATAGACGCCTCCAACTAGCTTAATAAAGCTTAAGTTACTGGTTCGTTCGATCTCAATTGTCATATTCACGTTGGCTTGAGCGATTTTGTCAACCGTTGCTCTGGGGTCGGCGAAGTTAGTTTGATATTGAGTTATACCGGCATCGACACTGTAGCTGGTAATCCGCCAACCATCTTGTAGCAGGATAGCGTCATCTATGCCTGAATTCTTCTTATCCGCTTCAAATAGAAACTGCGTTGCATCGGGATAACTCACTAGAAAAGGGATGTTCAGTGTGTGACGATCGAAGGGAAAATTTTGCATATCCCAGTTCTTGCGAAAGGTGCCTCGTAAGTTCGCATACCAATAGCTTCCCTCTCCCACCCCTTTAACAGTCTCTTTTATAGGCATTTCGTAACTTTTTGCGNNNNNNNNNNNNNNNNNNNNNNNNNNNNNNNNNNNNNNNNNNNNNNNNNNNNNNNNNNNNNNNNNNNNNNNNNNNNNNNNNNNNNNNNNNNNNNNNNNNNCCGCACAGAGTATAAACCAACGCAGGGAATCTCTGTTTATCAAAAAGCTGCACCCATTGCGACTGTAGCGATCGCCAAAACCCTATCTTCTTTCCTTGACGCGGTACTGTTGCGCCATCGGGTACAGTTGTTTGTCCATCATTAGCCGACAGTTTTCTTGTTGTTTTTTCGTTCATTGCCAGAGAGCTGATATTTCAACCGGGTAAAGGGAACTATGTACTAGAGATCGTCCATCAGTTGTACTCTTCCAGTCAGACGTGGAAATAATTCTTACCGATTTATTTGTCCGCTTTTGTCAAAGTCAACTGATTTGAAACTACCCTCAGCAAATTTACCACTATTTGTGTTTTTTAGCGCATGATAATTTATATTTTATTATTTCAACAATAACAACTTAATGAGAATTCTTTATTTGCCTACTGTTCGTCGTGAGGGTTTACAAGAAGCTCCGGGTGCGAGAGCCCACTTTTGACTAAAGATTAAAACTTTATAACACGGAGACTCACGCACCCTACAAACTGATAATTTGAACTAGCAACTTACGTTACATAGCAAACCTATTTAACAACTCATCACGAGATAATTGCAGCAACAACACAGTAAACTCCTCTGGTGACAACTCCAACAAAGGCTCAATAATTCCTGAGAGTTGCTCATCTAACAAACCAAACCGGACTCGCAGCAAATTTTCTATGTTGGCGCGGCGTTCTGTCCTTATACCTTGCTGCATACCTTGCTGCATACCTTGCTGCATACCTCGCTGTACAGCTTCTTCCTGCCATTGTAAAAGTAGTGGTGATAATTCCATAA is from Argonema galeatum A003/A1 and encodes:
- a CDS encoding tetratricopeptide repeat protein, producing MSSKLEGLSDSRATLGNSLLVIFTSSGQTRSTDKVVPMKRKHPYLFALVSQGSVVLSTVLLSVSLALAQPTSSTKEGSATLAISSSERRELEQLREQRRIQNQVQAQANRAFSRTTTLFNVLLATLALLLAAAIVALWLLRRSVMTEVTEIVTNHLNQLDDLQSKVTSANQKVQTLLAKAEDMGDELSDRAEDFHQEIDVRLDNISQLLSQVSQSKQQALTALETQIKDAQSSLEKLEHEFTSQLSELGSDAQKHKGLIVQNLEKLSSEFAPQLSEMQTAVEAQKKVVLHYLESSETALATQLLDVHKKVEKQRDLVIQNIEKLASDFVPQLSEIEIDIKVQKEAVWQNIKQSQTDFSKQLSALNLDTQKQRDLILQNLKKLEAEVAPKLSGVQASAEEKIKQLYQDAVTNLERLGSEMGTHVSGSQSQIQGQMTQILQNIKTLETEFATQVSTSQSGIQEKRKQTIQSLEKLESSAKTQFSKLDSEIQGRKNLNLENLEKLNAEIIDRVSQLQTEIQTRKDVTLQNIEKLETAFAQNLSEVIGQAQTQKDLIIQQLAANTPTSMVEAIIPEVAEKMQALSEQLERLKSNHPEFFLTADDYIDRGNALFSEGRYEEAIANYDRGIEIKPDNSTVLYQRGLAFWELQQYENAIASLDKALELKQDDPNIWYHRGLALKELQRYEIALAAFNKTVQIQPDDSKAWLQRGMTLGRLKQYEDAIASLDKALEIKPDYHEAWVNRGVVLGTLQQHEEAFNSFDKAVNVQPDDGVAWLNRGLALSVLERYEEAVDSFDKAIELNPDSHKAWNYKGEMLVKLERDKEALDSFDRALALEPKYGNAYYNKAVCYALQERVKSAVENLQKAIALNPKYRTQAKTDPDFDGIVEDKRFWLLIEG
- the pbpC gene encoding penicillin-binding protein 1C, which produces MNNPIFHQFWQNPILRKAVQVTCILLLLGITVRSIPYLAPIHTKDLIQDRQAIEFSDRNGLPLGTLLSRNQEHTAVIPLNEVSPHFKNAIIAAEDGGFYQHGALDIKAIARAFQQAIQAKRIVSGASTITMQLARMIDPVPRTFWGKIQEIWLSWRLAAGMTKNQIFSAYINRLPMGGNIYGVEAAARVYFGIPASDLNLAQATLLAALPNDPTNLNPYHNLPALKRRQIYVLNRMVKEGYIIPVNSDRANTEEIALQPRKQGILAAPQFLFWVANELDKENLKVTHPSHLRTTIDRPLQQFVEAQVQEVVRILTPNNVHHAAALVINNHTGEVLAYVGSPDYFNEAEIGRNDGVQALRQPGSTLKPFLYELALENRIIQPNTVLADVPTHYAIPGAKLYSPQDYNETFQGPVRVRIALANSLNIPAVRVLEKVGVSTFLERLHQLGFSHLNYPPEYYGLGLTLGSGEVTLWELARAYVTMARQGDAIPFVTTFYHPTIQNPTSNSSIQNPKSSLAKVGIVTGTAKTPTSRKIQNSIPPTPLNKGGIRIPNPTEWALITDMLSDAHARAKGFGVESVLALPFPAAVKTGTSSNFRDTWTVGFTRDYTVATWVGNFDGDRMAKVSGVMGAAPLWNRIMLHLHEDREPAAFPPPKGLVQKPICAISGLRPTPACPSVVQEYFYPEDISYYESHPDTFYQIVSSDGKSPQYRLNLPAEYNEWLAMQPQPNLAPSGLKILSPRNGDVFLVYPAEQRLQFKLATASNQPIEWWLNGEKVATQSSNSFFWQLRPGNWTLEVKSGEMSDRVSFQVELADNKRIRRGFSVAGH